One stretch of Pelmatolapia mariae isolate MD_Pm_ZW linkage group LG3_W, Pm_UMD_F_2, whole genome shotgun sequence DNA includes these proteins:
- the LOC134617045 gene encoding uncharacterized protein LOC134617045, with product MAPSAKLRIIFGEDDVHKLLLPAGIPSTLQDLNDVLRETFDITGPFTVMYQDMDFDGQFFTLTSIEEVQDKANLKVVKTEPVILSLTTVDMSEVESPVPLSTEASSSSSVCDTILLSSPDESGPSYRSKPWPFKFEIPDFSYDIDLALEAGKQAYENDGTLLNNPSVTSSILEKLAETIFGFTAYPTGVQILAVAEALVAKYPCLKEPGSFNGLYGWQQRIKYKMGNYRAKLRGRQLAIPELEVNTLKRRCSSEEGSLKGFKRAKKAEVNYLPPLPFGETEETLEMERLDLLKEMKKKNNERAINEKMEKSFAMRRKEVVKDCPAIQDLLERWPSLFCENQIKEEFKRITTIHLERTFLSRLDGYTTKLLEMFRRKGGTAGTKIKPMLDSLNKHHVDGRRDIIIRCLVEYLGESGEELIKDHQDVSQEALKEDCSNHMMKIIVIHPSVAQENQDPVNVSVIIEGTEILEDCGSVTNACLLLMGVIYAVNLSYPLKLKYTFEVFQKLFLELDILKMSPKVQSLHKKLLA from the exons ATGGCACCCTCAGCGAAACTGCGGATAATTTTTGGGGAGGATGATGTCCACAAACTACTTTTACCTGCAGGAATCCCAAGCACACTTCAGGACCTCAATGATGTTCTTCGAGAGACATTTGATATTACAGGACCATTCACTGTTATGTACCAGGACATGGATTTCGACGGTCAGTTCTTCACTTTGACCTCGATTGAGGAAGTACAAGATAAAGCTAACCTCAAAGTAGTAAAAACTGAACCAGTAATCTTGAGTCTCACTACTGTGGACATGTCAGAAGTCGAATCTCCAGTTCCACTATCTACAGAAGCAAGCTCCTCCTCATCTGTATGCGACACAATCCTGTTGTCCTCCCCAGATGAGAGTGGACCATCCTACAGGTCTAAGCCATGGCCATTTAAGTTTGAAATACCAGACTTCTCTTATGATATAGACCTTGCACTGGAAGCAGGAAAGCAAGCTTATGAAAATGATGGCACACTTTTGAACAACCCAAGCGTAACTAGTAGCATTCTCGAGAAGCTTGCAGAGACTATATTTGGCTTCACAGCATATCCAACTGGCGTCCAGATTTTAGCTGTTGCTGAAGCCTTGGTAGCAAAATACCCATGCCTCAAAGAGCCAGGGTCTTTTAATGGCCTATATGGTTGGCAACAGAGGATAAAGTATAAAATGGGCAACTACAGGGCAAAGTTAAGAGGTCGGCAATTAGCCATTCCAGAGCTTGAGGTGAACACACTGAAGAGACGATGCTCCAGTGAAGAGGGTTCacttaaaggctttaaaagggcaaaaaaagcTGAAGTCAACTATCTGCCACCACTGCCATTCGGTGAGACTGAGGAAACCTTAGAGATGGAGAGACTAGATTTGCTGaaggaaatgaagaagaagaacaatgaGAGGGCAATTAATGAGAAAATGGAGAAGTCTTTCGCTATGAGAAGAAAAGAGGTTGTCAAGGATTGCCCCGCAATCCAAGACCTCTTAGAGAGGTGGCCTTCTCTGTTCTGTGAAAATCAG ATCAAAGAGGAGTTTAAGCGAATAACCACAATTCATCTGGAGCGAACGTTTTTGTCCAGATTGGACGGGTACACCACCAAACTCCTGGAGATGTTTCGAAGGAAGGGCGGGACTGCAGGgaccaaaataaaaccaatgTTGGACTCACTGAATAAg CATCATGTCGATGGCAGAAGGGACATTATCATTCGTTGCTTAGTTGAGTATCTTGGAGAGAGTGGAGAGGAGCTGATCAAAGACCATCAG gACGTCAGCCAAGAAGCATTGAAAGAGGACTGCAGTAATCACATGATGAAGATCATCGTAATCCATCCCAGTGTGGCACAGGAAAACCAAGATCCTGTGAACGTGTCGGTCATCATTGAGGGGACAGAAATTCTGGAGGACTGCGGAAGTGTGACAAACGCTTGCCTCCTGCTCATGGGTGTCATCTATGCTGTCAACTTAAGTTACCCACTGAAACTGAAATATACGTTTGAGGTATTTCAGAAGCTGTTTCTTGAGCTTGACATCCTTAAAATGTCACCAAAGGTCCAGTCTCTCCACAAGAAACTTTTAGCGTGA